A single window of Montipora capricornis isolate CH-2021 chromosome 14, ASM3666992v2, whole genome shotgun sequence DNA harbors:
- the LOC138031804 gene encoding uncharacterized protein has translation MDMAEVNMVELPDVQTKDKLNVSSDCVSSQDDVDRWPHLSDIKVPKVIRSEVELLIGQDVPEALEPCEIRSCRGNGLYATKTKFGWTLNGPLGRHSCFEKRYVNFIRTDEEMGRMFQQFMNLEFSESVSDPTHALSHQDEKVLSIYEESARLVDGHYEIAIPWKLHPPGLPNNRPLAEHRLKLLRKKLVKDPELYSRYSAFISDLLDKGYAKRVPEDRRNRDDGKVWYLPHHSVVHPKKPEKVRVVFDCAARYRGTSLNDRVLRGPDLTNKLVGVLLRFREEPFALMADIEAMYHQIKVHPDDVDSLRFLWYPDSDLSRDPEEFHMSIHLFGGVWSTSCANFGLLRTARDNSSEFHQSVSSTVTRNFYVDDCLKSVKSQDEAIDLVNELQRLLRRGGFNLTKWICNSRAVLEKIPQSDRAKEVKDLDLSHDLLPVERALGMHWNVERDEFVFKIQGKDKPLTRRGLLSIVSSIYDPLGFTAPFVLSAKIVLQDLCRRKMNWDDAIPSDCLPSVQRWLGELPALGQFSVGRCYKPEKFGKIASIQIHHFSDASELAYGTVSYLRLTSEDGCVCCSFLLSKSRLAPLKPLSIPRLELNAATLAVKLDRMFRKELELPITSSVFWTDSTSVLRYIRNDDKRFHTFVSNRLTVIHDGSSVGQWRHVDSKRNPSDVTTRGLSAKALLSDEKWKRGPEFLWLGESSWPKFPASLDTSSQDDLEIKEHKRVYSVQLNNFAQPDDKVFAYYSSWHKLRRSVAYLLRFKTWLLNRVRSKFGQPSAQVPSGKVTLIEMKNAEREILMSLQRKFFPKELTQLSKCGQDDRAKSVNKSSSIGRLDPIMKDGLLLVGGRLRHTRIQTEARNPISLPKKSHFKI, from the coding sequence atggatATGGCCGAAGTTAATATGGTTGAGCTGCCAGATGTTCAGACGAAGGACAAGTTGAATGTTTCCTCAGACTGCGTCTCTAGTCAAGATGATGTTGACCGATGGCCTCATCTGTCGGACATCAAAGTACCCAAAGTAATCAGGAGTGAGGTGGAGCTGTTGATCGGTCAAGACGTTCCTGAGGCGCTAGAACCTTGTGAAATACGAAGTTGTCGTGGAAATGGCCTTTACGCTACGAAGACTAAGTTTGGTTGGACGTTAAATGGTCCTCTAGGACGGCATAGCTGTTTTGAAAAACGCTATGTAAACTTTATCCGTACTGATGAAGAAATGGGCCGGATGTTTCAGCAGTTTATGAATTTGGAATTCAGTGAGTCAGTGTCTGATCCAACTCATGCGTTGTCGCACCAAGACGAGAAGGTTCTTTCTATTTACGAAGAATCAGCACGACTCGTGGACGGCCATTATGAGATTGCTATACCCTGGAAACTTCATCCTCCAGGTCTTCCAAATAACAGGCCATTAGCCGAGCATCGTTTGAAGTTGTTGCGAAAAAAACTCGTCAAAGATCCCGAGCTGTATTCCAGATATTCTGCATTCATATCAGATCTCCTTGACAAGGGATATGCCAAACGCGTCCCAGAAGATCGTCGTAATCGAGATGATGGTAAGGTGTGGTATCTTCCTCACCACTCTGTTGTTCATCCAAAGAAACCGGAGAAGGTGCGCGTTGTCTTTGATTGTGCTGCACGTTATCGTGGTACATCGCTAAACGACAGAGTCCTGAGAGGTCCAGATTTGACAAACAAGCTCGTTGGAGTTTTGCTGAGATTTCGTGAAGAGCCGTTTGCTTTAATGGCAGATATAGAAGCTATGTACCATCAGATCAAGGTCCACCCAGATGATGTTGACTCTTTACGTTTCTTGTGGTATCCCGATTCCGACTTAAGCAGAGATCCGGAAGAGTTTCATATGTCCATTCACCTGTTTGGTGGAGTGTGGTCAACTAGTTGTGCAAACTTTGGGCTTCTGAGGACGGCGAGAGACAACAGTAGTGAATTCCATCAGTCAGTTAGCAGCACAGTCACAAGGAACTTTTACGTTGACGATTGTCTTAAGTCCGTCAAATCCCAAGATGAAGCCATTGATCTAGTTAACGAGTTGCAGAGATTGTTGCGACGTGGAGGCTTTAACCTCACAAAGTGGATCTGCAACTCTAGGGCAGTGCTTGAGAAGATTCCTCAGTCAGATCGAGCCAAGGAAGTGAAAGATTTGGATCTTAGTCATGATCTTCTCCCCGTCGAAAGGGCCTTAGGAATGCATTGGAACGTGGAGCGCGAcgagtttgttttcaaaatccAGGGTAAAGACAAGCCACTAACGCGTCGTGGTCTTCTGAGTATTGTATCGTCAATATACGATCCGCTAGGCTTCACAGCGCCTTTCGTGTTGTCAGCAAAGATTGTCCTTCAAGACCTATGTCGCAGAAAGATGAACTGGGACGACGCTATTCCAAGTGATTGCTTACCTTCAGTGCAGCGTTGGCTTGGAGAATTGCCAGCCTTGGGGCAATTTTCCGTCGGTCGCTGTTACAAGCCggagaaatttggaaaaatcGCCAGCATTCAAATACATCACTTTTCAGATGCCTCAGAGCTTGCTTATGGGACTGTCTCGTATCTGAGACTCACCAGTGAAGACGGGTGCGTTTGTTGTTCCTTTCTGTTGTCTAAGTCGCGTTTGGCGCCTCTGAAACCTCTTTCAATACCACGTTTGGAATTGAACGCCGCGACTCTGGCTGTCAAGTTGGACCGCATGTTCCGTAAGGAATTGGAACTACCGATAACAAGTTCTGTGTTCTGGACAGATAGCACGTCCGTCCTTCGTTACATTCGCAATGATGACAAGCGCTTTCACACATTCGTCTCGAACAGACTAACAGTGATTCATGATGGATCATCGGTCGGTCAATGGAGGCACGTGGACAGCAAGCGTAACCCCTCAGATGTAACCACTCGAGGATTATCTGCAAAGGCCCTGCTTAGTGATGAAAAGTGGAAGCGAGGTCCAGAGTTTCTCTGGCTTGGAGAAAGTTCGTGGCCCAAATTTCCTGCGTCCCTGGATACAAGTTCTCAGGATGACCTTGAGATTAAGGAGCACAAACGTGTCTACTCCGTGCAGCTAAATAACTTTGCGCAGCCTGATGACAAAGTGTTTGCCTATTATTCTTCCTGGCATAAGCTTCGAAGGTCTGTGGCTTATTTGTTGCGTTTCAAGACTTGGCTGTTAAACAGAGTTCGCAGCAAGTTTGGTCAACCTAGTGCTCAGGTACCGTCTGGAAAGGTCACTCTCATTGAGATGAAGAATGCAGAAAGAGAAATTCTGATGTCTCTACAGAGGAAATTCTTCCCCAAAGAGTTGACACAGCTGTCAAAATGTGGTCAAGATGATCGCGCCAAGTCGGTAAATAAATCCAGTTCAATCGGTCGTCTCGACCCTATAATGAAAGATGGTTTGCTGCTTGTTGGAGGTCGGCTGAGACATACCAGAATTCAAACGGAAGCAAGGAACCCAATTAGCCTGCCAAAGAAAAgccactttaaaatttaa
- the LOC138031805 gene encoding uncharacterized protein translates to MADLPPERVASQEPPFTYVGVDCFGPFHVKRGRCLAKRYGVLFTWLTIRAVHFEIAHSLDTSSFINALRRFIARRGVPQEIRSDNGTNFTSADKELRTAIGKWNREMIKEFLQQKEILWVFNPPTASHMGGVWERMIRSVRKILNAVLKEQNLTEESLVTLMCEVEAILNSRPLTKISDDPSDLQALTPNHLLLLRAGPSFPPGMFLREDQYTNRRWKQVQYLSDVFWKRWTREYLPMLQERMKWRSFRRNLSVGDIVLVVDDSSPRCLWSLATWKSFGGVPGTMGVCELQE, encoded by the coding sequence ATGGCGGACCTTCCCCCCGAGAGAGTTGCTTCTCAAGAGCCACCATTTACGTACGTTGGGGTGGACTGTTTTGGACCGTTTCACGTTAAGCGCGGTCGCTGTTTGGCAAAACGTTACGGAGTGCTTTTCACCTGGTTAACAATTAGAGCTGTTCATTTTGAGATCGCCCACAGTTTAGACACCAGTTCCTTCATAAACGCTCTTCGTAGATTTATAGCTAGAAGAGGTGTACCTCAGGAAATCAGATCTGACAATGGAACTAATTTTACGAGTGCAGACAAAGAACTCAGAACAGCGATTGGAAAATGGAATCGGGAGATGATTAAAGAGTTCCTGCAGCAGAAGGAGATCCTCTGGGTCTTTAATCCTCCAACGGCTTCGCATATGGGTGGTGTATGGGAAAGAATGATTAGATCGGTTCGCAAAATTCTCAACGCTGTGTTAAAGGAGCAGAATCTCACTGAAGAAAGCCTGGTCACATTGATGTGCGAGGTGGAGGCGATACTTAACAGTAGGCCTCTCACGAAAATTTCTGATGATCCAAGCGACTTACAAGCCTTGACGCCAAACCATCTGCTTCTTTTGCGCGCTGGTCCCAGTTTTCCCCCTGGAATGTTTTTAAGAGAAGATCAATACACCAATAGGCGATGGAAACAAGTGCAATACCTTTCAGATGTTTTTTGGAAAAGGTGGACCAGAGAATATCTGCCTATGTTGCAAGAGCGAATGAAGTGGCGGAGCTTTCGTCGCAATCTCAGTGTTGGagacattgttttggttgtagATGACTCGTCACCAAGATGTCTTTGGTCTTTGGCCACTTGGAAGAGTTTTGGAGGTGTTCCAGGCACGATGGGTGTGTGCGAGTTACAAGAGTGA